Proteins encoded within one genomic window of Spirochaetales bacterium:
- a CDS encoding DUF1987 domain-containing protein produces the protein MENLVIKATKCTPRIVFDSEHASLEISGVSYPENTSAFYTPVFEWLNTFMATPKIGKVNVRLEIEYFNSSSSKILLDFFDILDEAAGGGKKITVYWVYDSRNQQALQYGIEFKEDINHLDFHITCKDANE, from the coding sequence ATGGAAAATCTTGTTATCAAAGCAACAAAGTGTACGCCCCGTATCGTGTTCGACAGCGAACACGCATCTCTCGAGATCAGCGGTGTGTCGTATCCCGAAAACACCTCGGCGTTCTACACCCCCGTATTCGAATGGCTGAACACCTTTATGGCGACGCCAAAAATCGGAAAAGTGAATGTGCGGCTTGAAATAGAATATTTCAACAGCAGCTCATCCAAGATACTTCTCGATTTCTTCGATATCCTCGATGAGGCCGCGGGCGGGGGAAAGAAAATCACCGTTTACTGGGTGTATGACAGCCGTAACCAGCAGGCCCTTCAATACGGAATCGAGTTCAAGGAGGACATCAACCACCTCGATTTCCATATCACCTGCAAGGACGCAAACGAATGA
- a CDS encoding DUF362 domain-containing protein translates to MSEKKHLFFLPVIGILAIVWFLIRTVPKPSRAAYPCQRIAAGIGVSFISFLAGILGSFTLFKKIKAFTKKMSVKTALFYMVLCIGAGLFTSSLVNTIIAEQPVVYADWNPADPANSPVGTAKGINPGRVAWAHNPDATADTPSGSWYQSGNTNQQAVNRMISDAVMTLAGESDASSAWDAIFRYFNQNHGRGASGYSSGETIAIKINTVNTSSQNKMGSAIDATAETVLAVVESLVSHAGVPANNIVVYDGGVGTIGNYVYTCVSQAYPNVRFEATMGWGSVGTVQWVDNGITYSGISSSNAQTRRVARCLWDAEYLINLALLKKHESETAVTLCGKNHFGSIQNCRDIHTAINDHRNGMGTYNCLVDLLGHREIGGKTLLFIIDGLWGAPQISGNPTRWSMAPFNNDWPSSIFMSQDGVAIDSVALDFLNGEWTLWDNADNYLHEAAQADNPPSGTFYDPENDGSSLQSLGVHEHWNNPQSKQYSRNLGTGNGIELLATSGGSPTSPPTVTSPPVVTNPPTVTNPPFMTDPPFGTNPPAGALGDVNNDGSVSIVDALLTAQFYVGANPQNFDQSRADTNCDGQINIVDALLIAQYSVGLIYQFC, encoded by the coding sequence ATGTCGGAAAAAAAGCATCTGTTTTTTCTTCCGGTCATAGGTATTCTCGCCATCGTCTGGTTCCTTATACGAACGGTTCCAAAACCAAGCCGGGCCGCATATCCCTGCCAGCGGATCGCGGCAGGCATCGGTGTGAGTTTTATATCGTTTCTTGCCGGAATTCTCGGTTCTTTTACCCTTTTCAAGAAAATCAAGGCCTTTACAAAGAAGATGAGCGTCAAGACTGCGCTTTTCTATATGGTACTTTGCATCGGAGCGGGACTTTTTACCTCGTCTCTGGTCAACACGATCATCGCCGAGCAGCCTGTGGTCTATGCGGACTGGAATCCGGCCGATCCCGCCAATTCACCCGTCGGAACGGCAAAGGGAATCAATCCGGGACGTGTCGCATGGGCGCACAATCCCGACGCGACGGCGGACACGCCTTCGGGTTCCTGGTACCAGTCGGGTAATACCAATCAGCAGGCGGTAAACCGGATGATCTCCGACGCGGTCATGACCCTGGCCGGAGAATCGGACGCATCGAGCGCGTGGGACGCGATTTTCCGGTATTTTAACCAGAATCACGGCCGGGGGGCATCCGGCTACAGCAGCGGCGAGACGATCGCGATCAAAATAAACACGGTCAACACATCCTCCCAGAACAAAATGGGAAGCGCGATCGACGCGACGGCGGAAACAGTGCTGGCTGTCGTCGAATCACTTGTTTCGCATGCCGGGGTGCCTGCAAACAATATCGTCGTTTATGACGGCGGTGTGGGCACGATAGGAAATTATGTGTACACCTGCGTGTCGCAGGCCTATCCGAATGTCCGGTTTGAGGCGACCATGGGTTGGGGTTCCGTGGGGACCGTCCAGTGGGTGGACAATGGCATCACCTATTCGGGTATCTCCTCATCGAATGCCCAGACGCGTCGCGTCGCCCGGTGCCTGTGGGACGCCGAATACCTGATCAATCTCGCACTGCTGAAAAAACATGAAAGCGAAACGGCGGTCACTTTATGTGGTAAAAACCACTTTGGATCGATCCAGAACTGTCGTGACATCCATACGGCGATCAATGACCATAGAAACGGGATGGGAACGTACAACTGTCTCGTCGATCTTCTGGGGCATCGGGAAATCGGTGGCAAAACGCTTCTTTTTATTATCGACGGTCTCTGGGGCGCTCCACAGATCAGCGGAAACCCGACACGGTGGAGTATGGCTCCCTTCAACAATGACTGGCCTTCCAGTATATTCATGTCCCAGGACGGCGTGGCGATCGATTCGGTCGCACTGGATTTTCTCAATGGCGAATGGACGCTCTGGGATAATGCCGATAATTATCTCCATGAAGCGGCGCAGGCTGACAACCCCCCCTCCGGAACCTTCTACGATCCTGAAAACGACGGATCGTCTCTGCAAAGCCTGGGTGTTCACGAGCATTGGAACAACCCGCAATCGAAGCAGTACTCGCGAAACCTCGGGACGGGAAACGGGATCGAGCTTCTCGCGACTTCGGGCGGTTCACCGACTTCTCCGCCGACCGTGACCAGTCCCCCTGTCGTGACAAACCCGCCGACCGTGACCAATCCCCCGTTCATGACGGACCCACCCTTCGGGACGAACCCGCCGGCAGGCGCTCTGGGTGATGTCAATAACGACGGTTCAGTCTCTATCGTCGATGCGCTGCTTACGGCGCAGTTCTACGTGGGCGCTAATCCGCAGAACTTCGATCAGAGCAGGGCGGACACCAACTGCGACGGACAGATCAATATCGTCGACGCACTTTTGATCGCGCAATATTCGGTGGGATTGATTTACCAGTTCTGCTGA
- a CDS encoding cellulase family glycosylhydrolase yields the protein MKGYTKSMFCMVFIMICTLLSAQSWHIEYKTPDTHTQEQWIKAYFKIYNDSGTTVSLSDLTIRYWYTPDGTAGDVFGCWWAQAGSANVTGSFQDITPPLTGAGRYCEIGFTAEAGTLSSGTDSGEIQCAWHGADWRTYDETDDYSQDHTLTAYTTWDRVCLYLGGESVWGTEPGSGQDPTPEVTPETTTTTTPENTPTLTTPVDPTPTETATPTPSPTPEATPEQTSVPGTGTGILLEAEDYTGYSDSTGGNEGNTYRTDDVDIEPCAEGGYNVGWITDGEWLQYDLAVDASDIFIVYVRVASPLGKTDGFYIELDGTDVTGPVEIPNTGAWQSWQDSVIGGIPISAGVHTLRIVMHGDFNFNFIYLASETMPPGPTEPPGALPTSTPPPGYVSAVSRFGSLQVSGTQLSDQNGNPVRLKGMCSHGLQWFPFMKEHTIHNLVYDWNIQVIRPAMYIEDYKNGDYWGGYIAQPEYMKNKLIEMIDDALDAGIYILIDWHIHNDPTNFTSESLAFFEEMAADYGSYPNIIYEICNEPENVSWSTVKSYATVIIPAIRAIDPDNIIIVGTQNWCQDLDVAADDPLTGYTNIMYALHFYAGTHYQSIRDKADYALNSGLPVIVSEWGTSDSTGGSNGVTYFPESDVWVDWMNQRNLTWINWNFSNKSESSAALKADANIGGPWDDADLTASGLYIKTLMLSDDPEPTPTPTTPPEPTSTTPPEPTPTSPPDPTPTPQTGETCTPGSSITPDFVYDGTGDHCWEAASLGNYINSWNLSVLEVNGVDLTNQYAGAESLPPKIDGKYYVRYKCSVSWGHFEAKN from the coding sequence ATGAAAGGTTATACAAAAAGCATGTTCTGTATGGTATTTATCATGATTTGTACGTTACTTTCCGCACAATCATGGCATATCGAGTACAAAACGCCGGATACCCATACACAGGAACAATGGATAAAGGCGTACTTTAAAATCTACAATGATTCGGGAACAACCGTCTCCTTATCCGATCTTACGATACGCTACTGGTACACGCCCGACGGTACGGCCGGGGATGTGTTCGGCTGCTGGTGGGCTCAGGCCGGGTCCGCGAATGTTACTGGTTCGTTCCAGGATATAACACCCCCCTTAACGGGCGCTGGCCGTTATTGTGAAATCGGATTTACGGCAGAAGCGGGAACGCTTTCAAGCGGTACCGATTCCGGTGAAATCCAGTGTGCCTGGCACGGGGCGGACTGGCGTACGTACGACGAGACGGACGATTACTCCCAGGACCACACACTCACCGCTTATACGACGTGGGACAGGGTGTGTCTCTATCTCGGCGGCGAGTCTGTCTGGGGTACGGAACCCGGTTCGGGACAGGATCCGACACCTGAAGTGACGCCGGAAACAACCACGACCACGACTCCGGAGAATACACCGACCCTTACGACTCCCGTGGATCCGACGCCGACCGAAACAGCGACACCGACGCCCTCCCCGACCCCGGAAGCGACCCCCGAACAGACCTCCGTCCCCGGAACGGGCACCGGGATCCTCCTCGAAGCCGAGGATTACACCGGATATTCCGATTCAACGGGCGGCAATGAAGGGAACACCTACCGGACAGACGACGTCGATATCGAACCGTGCGCCGAAGGCGGCTACAATGTCGGCTGGATCACTGACGGGGAATGGCTTCAGTACGATCTGGCTGTCGATGCTTCGGATATCTTTATCGTCTACGTCCGTGTGGCGAGTCCGCTTGGAAAAACCGACGGTTTTTACATCGAACTCGACGGTACCGACGTCACCGGACCGGTTGAAATTCCCAACACCGGCGCGTGGCAAAGCTGGCAGGACAGCGTTATCGGGGGTATTCCCATAAGCGCCGGAGTCCATACGCTTCGAATCGTGATGCACGGGGATTTCAACTTTAACTTTATCTATCTCGCTTCGGAAACCATGCCTCCCGGACCTACCGAACCGCCCGGGGCATTACCCACCTCCACCCCCCCGCCGGGTTATGTCAGTGCCGTCAGCCGATTCGGCAGCCTTCAGGTATCGGGAACACAACTTTCCGACCAGAACGGGAATCCGGTACGCCTCAAGGGAATGTGTTCCCACGGACTTCAGTGGTTCCCGTTCATGAAGGAACACACGATTCACAACCTCGTCTATGACTGGAATATCCAGGTCATCCGCCCGGCCATGTATATCGAAGACTATAAAAACGGGGATTACTGGGGCGGATACATCGCGCAGCCCGAATACATGAAAAACAAATTGATCGAGATGATCGACGACGCCCTTGACGCGGGTATCTATATCCTCATTGACTGGCACATTCATAACGATCCGACGAACTTTACATCGGAATCCCTTGCCTTTTTCGAGGAAATGGCGGCCGACTACGGATCGTATCCAAACATTATCTATGAAATCTGCAATGAACCGGAGAATGTCTCATGGTCCACGGTAAAATCGTACGCAACCGTCATCATCCCCGCCATCAGGGCGATCGATCCTGACAATATCATCATCGTCGGGACCCAGAACTGGTGCCAGGACCTCGACGTGGCAGCAGACGACCCCCTTACCGGGTACACGAACATCATGTACGCCCTCCACTTCTACGCAGGGACCCATTATCAGTCTATCAGGGACAAGGCCGATTACGCCCTCAACAGCGGACTGCCGGTCATCGTCTCCGAATGGGGGACAAGCGATTCGACCGGCGGTTCGAACGGCGTTACCTATTTCCCCGAATCCGATGTGTGGGTCGACTGGATGAACCAGAGGAACCTCACCTGGATCAACTGGAACTTCAGCAATAAATCCGAATCATCGGCGGCACTGAAAGCGGATGCGAATATCGGCGGCCCGTGGGACGATGCCGATCTTACCGCATCGGGGCTGTACATTAAAACCCTCATGCTTTCGGACGACCCCGAGCCGACCCCCACACCAACCACTCCGCCGGAACCAACTTCCACCACTCCGCCGGAACCAACTCCAACGTCACCGCCTGATCCGACCCCCACACCGCAGACGGGCGAAACCTGCACCCCGGGTTCTTCAATCACTCCGGATTTTGTCTACGATGGGACGGGCGACCATTGCTGGGAAGCGGCCTCGCTGGGGAATTATATCAATTCATGGAACCTCTCCGTTCTCGAAGTCAACGGGGTCGATCTGACCAACCAGTACGCAGGTGCGGAAAGTCTTCCGCCGAAAATCGACGGCAAGTACTATGTCCGCTACAAATGTTCAGTAAGCTGGGGTCATTTCGAAGCCAAAAATTAA
- a CDS encoding trypsin-like peptidase domain-containing protein has product MRNGKLIYTAVFMLLFLLLDPAGISAEIIVLKGGIRIEAAVVMKNDNYVVVDIGFDILKIPRDYIFDIRKNDGNISRDEENSHIYHTGISETLTTVEAVNRFSPSVLMIKTPGQLGSGFFINKEGYLITNFHVIQNERHISVVQYIRKKREMNQQTYNDVRIISLDPFHDLAVLKIEETLKADIVPVFFFAEDKPVVGEKVFVIGNPLGLERTVTEGVVSHSGRNFGGKLFIQIDAPVNPGNSGGPLFNMKGQVVGVVCMGVYGMEGLNFAIPARDCMFLLDNLDAYAYNESNSETGVYYPPAPRKPGNK; this is encoded by the coding sequence ATGAGAAACGGAAAGCTTATTTATACGGCCGTGTTTATGCTCCTTTTCCTGTTGCTTGATCCGGCAGGCATATCCGCGGAGATAATCGTGCTTAAAGGCGGCATCAGGATCGAGGCTGCGGTCGTCATGAAGAACGACAATTATGTTGTCGTCGATATCGGGTTCGATATTCTCAAGATCCCGCGGGACTATATTTTCGATATCAGGAAAAACGACGGTAACATCAGCCGGGATGAAGAAAACTCACATATCTATCACACCGGCATATCGGAAACGCTTACCACCGTCGAAGCGGTGAACCGGTTTTCCCCTTCTGTGCTGATGATAAAAACGCCGGGACAGCTGGGCTCCGGGTTTTTCATCAACAAAGAGGGCTATTTGATCACCAATTTCCATGTTATTCAAAATGAGCGGCACATTTCAGTGGTTCAATACATACGTAAAAAGCGGGAAATGAATCAGCAGACATATAATGATGTAAGGATTATCTCACTCGATCCTTTTCACGACCTCGCCGTTCTTAAAATAGAGGAAACGTTAAAGGCGGATATCGTTCCCGTCTTTTTCTTTGCCGAAGACAAGCCTGTCGTCGGAGAAAAGGTATTCGTCATCGGGAACCCGCTTGGTCTGGAAAGAACCGTTACCGAGGGTGTCGTCAGTCACTCGGGCAGGAATTTCGGCGGGAAATTGTTCATACAAATCGACGCGCCCGTCAATCCGGGAAACTCGGGCGGCCCCCTCTTCAATATGAAAGGCCAGGTCGTCGGTGTTGTCTGTATGGGGGTTTACGGTATGGAAGGACTGAACTTCGCCATTCCGGCCCGCGACTGCATGTTTCTCCTCGATAACCTCGATGCCTATGCCTATAATGAAAGCAATTCCGAAACCGGTGTCTATTACCCGCCCGCACCGCGAAAGCCCGGAAACAAATAA
- a CDS encoding SiaB family protein kinase — protein MINDLHTFKDGIQKSGIICCFTGPFTQDLLIGIGATIKRKMELEGEHTRIILDLFSVLVEETQNIIHHSAERTPNLPSSPEKQTLACGIIVVGKENHRYYIQGGNYIDNDRIAAIREKLDALGHMSRKELDTYYKKQRRQKSVNKTQKAGLGFIEVARKVSKPIEYTFKKIDNARSFFSFIATI, from the coding sequence ATGATCAATGACCTCCATACATTCAAAGACGGAATACAAAAAAGCGGTATCATCTGCTGCTTTACCGGGCCGTTCACACAGGACCTGCTGATCGGGATCGGTGCGACAATCAAGAGAAAAATGGAACTCGAAGGCGAACACACGAGGATTATCCTCGATCTGTTCTCCGTGCTTGTCGAGGAAACACAGAACATCATCCATCACTCCGCGGAACGCACCCCCAACCTCCCCTCCTCACCGGAAAAACAGACACTCGCATGCGGTATCATCGTCGTCGGCAAAGAAAATCACCGCTATTATATCCAGGGCGGCAATTACATCGATAACGACAGGATAGCGGCGATCCGGGAGAAACTGGATGCCCTCGGCCATATGAGTAGAAAGGAACTGGATACCTATTATAAAAAACAGCGAAGGCAGAAATCCGTGAACAAAACCCAGAAGGCCGGTCTCGGTTTTATCGAAGTCGCCCGAAAGGTGAGTAAACCAATCGAATATACCTTCAAGAAAATAGACAACGCTCGTTCTTTTTTTTCATTTATCGCGACTATATAA
- a CDS encoding GNAT family N-acetyltransferase: MIRELASDDVNELSEVLSDPRLMIYYPRPFTRDEIIQWIDRNIGSYKRYNYGLWAVILKENEDFLGDCGITIQEIEGRLLPEIGYHIKRAYCGKGYATEAAAACIDYAFHRLNIDTLYMFTKLDNIPSIRVGEKIGMKFVKKFNKKVMGVVVREVLYRINKEKRHDT, encoded by the coding sequence ATGATTCGTGAACTGGCGTCCGACGACGTCAATGAACTGTCGGAAGTGCTTTCCGATCCCCGCTTGATGATATATTATCCCCGGCCCTTCACCCGCGATGAAATAATACAATGGATCGACCGTAATATCGGGAGTTATAAACGATACAACTACGGACTTTGGGCGGTTATATTGAAAGAAAACGAGGACTTTCTGGGCGACTGCGGCATTACAATACAGGAAATAGAAGGCAGGCTGTTACCTGAAATCGGGTACCATATTAAAAGGGCGTATTGTGGAAAAGGGTACGCAACGGAAGCGGCGGCGGCATGTATCGATTATGCGTTTCACCGTCTTAACATCGACACTCTCTATATGTTCACCAAACTAGACAATATTCCTTCGATACGGGTAGGTGAAAAAATCGGCATGAAATTCGTAAAAAAATTTAATAAAAAGGTTATGGGGGTTGTTGTTCGGGAAGTACTCTATCGCATCAACAAGGAAAAAAGGCACGACACATGA
- the uxaC gene encoding glucuronate isomerase — translation MIHPERFFDPDPSVRKIAAELYDEVKNLPLICPHGHVDPALFAKNESFPDPAHLIIIPDHYVFRMLYSQGIRLENIGIKPLDNSPYETDPRKIWKLFCEHFYLFAGTPTGIWLKTEFEEVFGVEEKPEGRNAMRIYDRIAEKLAQPDYLPRALFERFKIEVLSTTDGAADTLEHHTAIRESGWKGTVVPCFRPDDVTNLLHPAWRTNIGRLSGITGIDVTSFKRFIEALEQRRAFFKSMGAVSTDHGIEEPYIRMLSETEAAAVFEKALSGEADPEDARRFTGHMMMEMARMSTEDGLVMQIHPGSYRNHNLGLFRKFGPDKGADIPVATEFTRNMREILNTYGNNPKFTLVVFTLDESTYSRELAPLAGHYPAMKLGPAWWFHDSIRGMIRQREGVLETAGVYNLIGFIDDTRAFPSIPARHDMARRVDCNYLAGLAARHIIDTEDALRMAKSLSYGLSQETYRV, via the coding sequence ATGATACACCCCGAACGCTTTTTCGATCCCGATCCTTCGGTACGGAAGATCGCTGCCGAACTCTACGATGAGGTGAAAAACCTTCCCCTCATCTGCCCCCACGGCCATGTGGACCCCGCGCTTTTTGCGAAGAACGAATCCTTTCCCGATCCCGCGCACCTCATCATCATCCCCGACCACTACGTCTTCCGCATGCTTTATTCACAGGGCATCAGACTCGAAAACATCGGGATAAAACCCCTCGACAACTCCCCCTATGAAACCGATCCGCGAAAGATATGGAAGCTTTTCTGCGAGCACTTTTACCTTTTCGCCGGGACCCCCACCGGCATATGGCTGAAAACGGAGTTCGAGGAGGTCTTCGGGGTGGAGGAAAAGCCGGAAGGGCGGAACGCGATGCGGATCTACGACCGGATCGCGGAAAAACTCGCGCAGCCCGACTATCTCCCGCGCGCGCTGTTCGAGCGTTTCAAGATCGAGGTGCTTTCGACGACGGACGGCGCAGCCGATACCCTCGAACACCACACGGCGATACGGGAATCCGGGTGGAAGGGGACGGTCGTCCCCTGTTTCCGGCCTGATGACGTGACAAATCTCCTTCATCCCGCATGGCGCACGAATATCGGCCGGCTTTCCGGGATCACCGGGATCGACGTCACCTCCTTCAAGCGATTCATCGAAGCCCTCGAACAGCGGCGGGCCTTTTTTAAATCGATGGGCGCGGTCTCGACCGATCACGGGATCGAGGAGCCGTATATCCGGATGCTTTCCGAAACGGAGGCCGCGGCCGTTTTCGAAAAGGCGCTGTCCGGCGAAGCTGACCCGGAAGACGCACGGAGGTTTACCGGGCACATGATGATGGAAATGGCGCGGATGAGCACGGAAGACGGGCTCGTCATGCAGATCCACCCCGGCTCCTACCGGAACCACAACCTCGGGCTGTTCAGAAAGTTCGGACCGGACAAGGGAGCGGATATCCCGGTCGCGACCGAGTTCACGAGGAACATGCGTGAGATCCTCAACACCTACGGCAACAATCCGAAGTTTACCCTCGTGGTCTTCACCCTCGACGAGTCGACCTATTCGAGGGAACTGGCGCCGCTCGCGGGACATTACCCCGCGATGAAACTCGGGCCGGCCTGGTGGTTCCACGACAGCATCCGGGGCATGATACGCCAGCGCGAAGGGGTCCTCGAAACCGCGGGGGTGTACAACCTCATCGGATTCATCGACGACACGCGGGCCTTCCCCTCGATCCCGGCGCGGCACGACATGGCGCGGCGGGTGGACTGCAACTACCTCGCGGGGCTCGCCGCCCGCCACATCATCGATACCGAAGACGCGCTGCGGATGGCAAAATCGCTGAGTTACGGGCTTTCGCAGGAGACCTACCGGGTGTAG
- a CDS encoding metallophosphoesterase: protein MKKSFIILSLFFFFLCSCLFGEAPDHFRFVILGDRTGGRIDPIYECIVENSLAHNADFYITVGDQIDGGVSRTDSIHKQWDGYLSIIEPVPVPVFLVPGNHDIWSPLSETIWYQKTGRNPNYSFTHRHVHFTVLDTSRWESGETLPETTITWLKEDLAKNKTAPLTIVFYHKPFWYTTLRFEKKDMLHDICREYGVDAVFNGHLHIYHAAEYDGIRYTIVGSSGGSLKEYGSSRDNFFHYAVVDIEGNEIKVTIIPI, encoded by the coding sequence TTGAAAAAATCATTCATCATTCTTTCTCTTTTCTTCTTTTTTTTGTGTTCATGCCTCTTTGGAGAGGCCCCGGATCATTTCCGGTTTGTCATACTGGGGGACAGGACCGGAGGCCGCATCGACCCCATCTATGAGTGTATCGTGGAAAATTCTCTCGCCCATAATGCCGATTTCTATATAACGGTCGGGGATCAAATCGACGGCGGGGTATCCCGGACCGATTCGATTCATAAACAGTGGGACGGCTATCTATCCATTATCGAACCCGTTCCCGTCCCCGTTTTTCTCGTCCCGGGCAATCATGACATCTGGAGCCCGCTTTCGGAAACCATCTGGTACCAAAAAACCGGAAGAAATCCGAACTACAGTTTCACTCATCGCCATGTCCATTTCACGGTCCTGGATACAAGCAGGTGGGAAAGCGGCGAAACCCTTCCGGAAACCACGATCACATGGTTGAAAGAGGATCTGGCGAAAAACAAAACCGCGCCGCTTACCATCGTCTTTTACCACAAACCCTTCTGGTATACCACCCTGCGTTTTGAAAAGAAGGACATGCTGCATGACATATGCAGGGAATACGGCGTCGATGCGGTTTTTAACGGTCACCTTCATATCTATCACGCCGCCGAGTATGACGGCATCCGGTACACGATCGTCGGATCGTCCGGGGGGTCGCTGAAAGAATACGGTTCTTCCCGCGACAACTTCTTTCATTACGCCGTGGTCGATATCGAAGGAAACGAAATCAAGGTGACGATCATACCAATTTAA
- a CDS encoding response regulator — protein MKASGALFSGEEAVIRECTAILKEKKSEKTIRREAYETLFRHYEKLYKKMKRLVSLSDGQQAALQKSNETITAQRESLKRLDREKTDFFINLAHEIKTPLTLIKNYLNKYISEKGPDGDLDLVRRNFEKLIRDIVNVMDFEKVEGGGPLYDHSPIINLSDLVNMKTALFIELARGKNISMTADITEGLYVQMDPAAAERIINNLVENAIKYTDPGGSIRVSLWGKENDVLFGVRDTGTGIPKDCLDTIFRPYYQLSHRKRSSRGIGMGLNIVKKITEEAGGDITVQSKEGKGSEFVIRLPGQPPSPDAVETGPLERDIHARFRKKPKAATESIVKGRRTLLIVEDNADLLSFLAERLGETYNVFCASNGRAAMEKLSRIARPDLILSDIMMDEMDGYALYEALKRKPAFKAVPFIFITARTSQREKIEAIARGAVDYINKPFDIEELAAKISALIGLAEAKKHESESAVEKRIIDAIRHGKNEEDERYRFEENCRRFGLTAREKEIALLLLEGKEDKEAAYAMHISYNTERTHVKHIYEKCGVQNKVELVNLLKGRG, from the coding sequence ATGAAAGCTTCGGGCGCGCTTTTTTCCGGTGAAGAAGCCGTTATCCGCGAATGCACAGCGATATTGAAAGAAAAAAAAAGCGAAAAGACGATCCGGCGAGAAGCGTATGAGACCCTCTTCCGCCACTATGAAAAGCTTTATAAAAAAATGAAACGCCTCGTCAGTCTTTCCGACGGTCAGCAGGCGGCGTTACAGAAATCGAACGAAACCATCACCGCACAGCGTGAAAGCCTCAAACGGCTCGACAGGGAAAAGACCGATTTTTTCATCAACCTCGCCCATGAAATCAAGACCCCCCTCACACTGATAAAAAACTACCTCAACAAATACATTAGTGAAAAAGGACCGGACGGCGACCTCGATCTCGTCAGAAGGAACTTTGAAAAACTCATCCGCGATATCGTCAATGTAATGGATTTCGAGAAAGTCGAAGGGGGCGGTCCGCTCTACGATCACAGCCCGATTATCAACCTGAGTGACCTGGTGAACATGAAAACGGCATTGTTCATCGAACTCGCCCGTGGAAAAAACATTTCAATGACGGCCGATATCACGGAGGGCCTCTATGTTCAAATGGACCCGGCGGCGGCCGAGCGTATCATCAACAACCTTGTCGAAAACGCGATCAAATATACCGATCCGGGCGGCTCAATCCGTGTGTCGCTATGGGGAAAAGAAAACGACGTTCTTTTCGGGGTCAGGGACACCGGGACCGGTATTCCAAAGGATTGTCTTGATACGATTTTCAGGCCGTACTACCAGCTGTCCCACAGAAAGAGAAGTTCCCGGGGCATCGGTATGGGATTGAACATCGTCAAAAAAATAACGGAAGAAGCGGGCGGAGACATTACCGTACAAAGCAAGGAAGGAAAGGGCAGCGAGTTCGTCATCAGACTGCCCGGCCAGCCCCCCTCTCCCGATGCCGTGGAAACCGGACCGCTTGAACGCGATATCCACGCCCGTTTCCGAAAAAAACCGAAGGCCGCAACAGAATCGATCGTAAAGGGGAGGCGGACCCTCCTCATCGTCGAAGACAACGCGGACCTCCTTTCGTTCCTTGCCGAACGGCTGGGCGAAACTTATAACGTTTTCTGTGCGTCAAACGGCAGGGCGGCAATGGAGAAACTCTCCCGTATCGCCCGGCCGGATCTGATCCTTTCCGATATCATGATGGACGAAATGGACGGGTATGCATTGTATGAAGCGCTAAAAAGAAAACCCGCATTCAAAGCGGTCCCGTTCATTTTCATAACGGCCAGAACGTCGCAGCGGGAAAAAATAGAGGCGATCGCCCGCGGCGCGGTGGATTATATCAACAAACCCTTCGATATCGAGGAACTCGCTGCGAAAATCTCGGCGCTTATCGGTCTGGCAGAAGCAAAAAAGCACGAGAGCGAATCCGCAGTCGAAAAAAGGATCATCGACGCGATCCGTCACGGTAAAAACGAAGAGGACGAACGCTATCGCTTCGAGGAAAATTGCCGCAGGTTCGGCCTGACGGCGAGGGAGAAGGAAATCGCATTGCTTTTACTCGAAGGCAAAGAAGACAAGGAAGCGGCGTACGCCATGCATATCTCCTACAATACGGAACGGACCCACGTGAAGCACATCTATGAAAAATGCGGGGTCCAGAACAAGGTCGAACTGGTCAACCTTCTGAAAGGCAGGGGGTAA